The following are encoded in a window of Streptomyces sp. Go-475 genomic DNA:
- a CDS encoding trypsin-like peptidase domain-containing protein gives MTESFHRSGEYQNPYEGQQQAPVNPEWPPPPAYAPAHAPHQKKRNRGPVALIAAVAIVAAAIGGGTAYGIQELTGNDTVASSSTSTNVVPSSQKGTVAGVAKAVSPSIVEINADSNAGSSTGSGVIITSGGEVITNNHVISGASRIKVTTSDGKSYSAKVVGTDSKKDLALIKLENASGLKAATLGDSSGLQVGDQVVAIGSPEGLSGTVTSGIISALDRDVTVPTEQDQGQQQFQQGDGWPFEFGGRQFNGDTGNDTTTYKALQTDASLNPGNSGGALIDMNGNIIGINSAMYSPAGSASSSSEAGSVGLGFAIPINTVKADLAKLRAGSTD, from the coding sequence ATGACCGAGAGCTTCCACCGCAGTGGCGAGTACCAGAACCCTTACGAGGGTCAGCAGCAGGCCCCGGTGAACCCCGAGTGGCCGCCCCCGCCGGCGTACGCCCCGGCGCATGCTCCGCATCAGAAGAAGCGCAACCGCGGCCCCGTCGCCCTGATCGCCGCCGTGGCGATCGTCGCGGCGGCGATCGGCGGCGGCACCGCCTACGGCATCCAGGAGCTGACCGGCAACGACACCGTCGCCTCCAGCTCGACCAGCACCAACGTGGTGCCGTCCAGCCAGAAGGGCACGGTCGCCGGGGTCGCGAAGGCGGTCAGCCCCAGCATCGTCGAGATCAACGCCGACTCCAACGCCGGGTCCTCCACCGGCTCCGGCGTGATCATCACGAGCGGCGGCGAGGTCATCACCAACAACCACGTCATATCCGGCGCCTCGCGGATCAAGGTGACGACCAGCGACGGCAAGTCCTACTCCGCGAAGGTCGTCGGCACCGACAGCAAGAAGGACCTGGCGCTGATCAAGCTGGAGAACGCCTCCGGACTGAAGGCGGCCACGCTCGGCGACTCCTCCGGCCTCCAGGTCGGCGACCAGGTCGTGGCGATCGGCTCCCCCGAGGGGCTGTCCGGCACCGTGACCAGCGGCATCATCTCGGCGCTCGACCGTGACGTCACCGTCCCGACCGAACAGGACCAGGGGCAGCAGCAGTTCCAGCAGGGCGACGGCTGGCCGTTCGAGTTCGGCGGACGGCAGTTCAACGGCGACACCGGCAACGACACGACGACGTACAAGGCGCTCCAGACCGACGCGTCCCTCAACCCGGGCAACTCCGGCGGCGCGCTGATCGACATGAACGGCAACATCATCGGGATCAACTCCGCGATGTACTCGCCGGCGGGCAGCGCCTCCTCGTCCTCCGAGGCGGGCAGCGTCGGCCTGGGCTTCGCCATCCCGATCAACACCGTGAAGGCCGACCTCGCCAAGCTGCGGGCCGGATCGACCGACTGA
- a CDS encoding DUF2993 domain-containing protein: protein MRTPHHTDAHPRPNPYEELAALDDGPLEETPLEEFRKESWESQGSEDGSEDAWAPPVHRRGGRRRKNRFAGLPFAVKAVVGLAVLAAFTALGDRWAVLYAEHRAADTLKDRLDLAAAPEVEIGGFPFLTQLADKRLDAVKVTVPDVAADRVSLAEVSATAHDIRLDADGLTSVRGAHVPRFEGDVVLSFADLNRELGASQVTFTGEGRDRVRARGTLPVAGHDLRLRAEARIQRQGERGIATEIGGMRLDIGDLATYRPGTRASEGLHLTPKGSADLARETRKAKALLSVPAIVQRMGVPETTVREALADDGKLAELTGSPRFARQAERLNLIDLALDNPEALRRLGLDPALLDSLSGLTRPVLADRLSLAFELPKPEQGNVRLDDVRVEEDGIRVRVSGSGLNVGS from the coding sequence ATGCGTACCCCCCACCACACCGATGCGCATCCGCGTCCGAACCCTTACGAGGAACTCGCCGCTCTCGACGACGGGCCTCTGGAGGAGACCCCTCTGGAGGAGTTCCGCAAAGAGTCCTGGGAGTCCCAGGGCTCCGAGGACGGCTCCGAGGACGCCTGGGCCCCGCCGGTGCACCGCCGGGGCGGCCGTCGTAGGAAGAATCGTTTCGCCGGGCTGCCGTTCGCGGTGAAGGCGGTGGTGGGCCTGGCCGTGCTCGCCGCGTTCACCGCGCTCGGCGACCGCTGGGCCGTGCTCTACGCCGAGCACCGGGCCGCCGACACCCTCAAGGACCGCCTCGACCTCGCGGCCGCGCCCGAGGTGGAGATCGGCGGCTTCCCCTTCCTCACCCAGCTCGCCGACAAGCGGCTGGACGCGGTGAAGGTGACCGTCCCGGACGTCGCCGCCGACCGGGTCTCCCTCGCCGAGGTGTCGGCCACCGCCCATGACATCCGGCTGGACGCCGACGGGCTCACCTCCGTGCGCGGCGCCCACGTCCCCCGGTTCGAGGGGGACGTCGTGCTGTCCTTCGCCGACCTCAACCGCGAACTGGGCGCCTCCCAGGTGACGTTCACCGGCGAGGGCCGCGACCGGGTCCGGGCCCGCGGCACCCTGCCGGTCGCCGGGCACGACCTGCGGCTGCGGGCCGAGGCCCGGATCCAGCGGCAGGGCGAGCGGGGCATCGCGACGGAGATCGGCGGCATGCGCCTGGACATCGGGGACCTGGCCACCTACCGCCCCGGCACCCGCGCCTCCGAGGGCCTGCACCTGACGCCCAAGGGGTCCGCCGACCTGGCCCGGGAGACCCGCAAGGCCAAGGCGCTGCTGTCGGTCCCGGCGATCGTGCAGCGCATGGGCGTGCCCGAGACGACGGTCCGCGAGGCCCTCGCCGACGACGGCAAGCTCGCCGAGCTGACCGGCTCCCCGCGCTTCGCCCGCCAGGCCGAACGCCTCAACCTCATCGACCTGGCCCTGGACAACCCCGAGGCGCTCCGCCGCCTCGGCCTCGACCCCGCCCTCCTCGACTCCCTGTCCGGCCTGACCCGCCCGGTCCTGGCCGACCGGCTGTCGCTGGCGTTCGAACTGCCGAAGCCCGAGCAGGGGAACGTACGGCTGGACGACGTCAGGGTGGAGGAGGACGGCATCCGGGTGCGGGTGTCGGGATCGGGGCTGAACGTGGGCTCGTAG
- a CDS encoding HAMP domain-containing sensor histidine kinase: MNRLVRRFRSLPIRSRLALLVAAAVAFAVAAVSVTCWFIVQGKLYDEIDNDLRSSVGSVRTDEFQGLAAGCRQTPSDAVGVGSRPKSYGQLVRDDGKVCLFPSSTAQVQVSGVDKSVAKDPDPSQVHFRDGTDTHGNKLRVLTTALVIKDGPVTQGVAADYSLVIALPLKGTQSTLNELALILLLVSGVGVLGAGAAGLAVARAGLRPVDKLTEAVEHVARTEDLDVRIPVEEDSEDEIARLSHSFNSMTSALASSRDLQQQLIADAGHELRTPLTSLRTNIELLSRSEETGRPLPEADRKALLASVKAQMTELAALIGDLQELSRPDTSQHAGRTQIVAWHDTVESALRRARLRGPELTITADVEPWFVRAEPAALERAVVNILDNAVKFSPEGGTIEVRLTDGTLTVRDHGPGIPADELPHVFDRFWRSPSARALPGSGLGLSIVARTVQQSGGEVSLSPAEEGGTVATVRLPGAPTPPPEDPPPSP, translated from the coding sequence GTGAACAGGCTCGTGCGCCGCTTCCGCTCGCTGCCGATCCGGTCGCGTCTGGCGCTGCTGGTGGCGGCGGCGGTGGCGTTCGCCGTGGCGGCGGTGTCGGTGACCTGCTGGTTCATCGTGCAGGGGAAGCTGTACGACGAGATCGACAACGACCTGAGGTCGTCGGTCGGGTCGGTGCGCACGGACGAGTTCCAGGGCCTCGCGGCCGGTTGCCGGCAGACACCGTCCGACGCGGTGGGCGTGGGGTCACGGCCCAAGAGTTACGGGCAGCTCGTCCGCGACGACGGCAAGGTGTGCCTCTTCCCCAGTTCCACGGCCCAGGTGCAGGTCAGCGGCGTCGACAAGAGCGTGGCCAAGGACCCCGACCCGAGCCAGGTGCACTTCCGCGACGGCACCGACACCCACGGCAACAAGCTGCGCGTGCTGACCACGGCGCTGGTCATCAAGGACGGGCCCGTGACGCAGGGGGTGGCCGCCGACTACTCCCTCGTCATCGCCCTGCCGCTGAAGGGCACCCAGTCCACGCTCAACGAGCTGGCCCTGATCCTGCTGCTCGTGTCGGGCGTGGGGGTGCTGGGCGCGGGAGCCGCCGGACTGGCCGTCGCCCGGGCCGGGCTGCGTCCCGTCGACAAACTGACGGAGGCGGTCGAGCACGTGGCCCGCACGGAGGACCTGGACGTGCGCATCCCCGTGGAGGAGGACAGCGAGGACGAGATCGCCCGCCTCTCCCACTCCTTCAACTCCATGACCTCGGCCCTGGCCAGCTCCCGCGACCTCCAGCAGCAGCTCATCGCGGACGCCGGGCACGAACTGCGCACCCCGCTCACCTCGCTGCGCACCAACATCGAACTCCTCTCCCGCAGCGAGGAGACGGGCCGCCCCCTGCCCGAGGCCGACCGCAAGGCGCTGCTCGCGTCGGTGAAGGCGCAGATGACGGAACTGGCCGCGCTCATCGGCGACCTCCAGGAACTCTCCCGCCCGGACACGAGCCAGCACGCGGGCCGGACCCAGATCGTCGCCTGGCACGACACGGTCGAGTCGGCGCTGCGACGGGCCCGGCTGCGCGGCCCGGAACTGACGATCACGGCGGACGTCGAGCCCTGGTTCGTCCGCGCGGAGCCCGCCGCGCTGGAGCGGGCGGTGGTGAACATCCTGGACAACGCGGTGAAGTTCAGCCCCGAGGGCGGCACGATCGAGGTACGCCTCACCGACGGCACCCTCACGGTCCGCGACCACGGCCCGGGCATCCCCGCCGACGAACTCCCCCACGTCTTCGACCGCTTCTGGCGCTCCCCCAGCGCACGGGCCCTGCCGGGCTCCGGCCTGGGCCTGTCGATCGTGGCGCGGACGGTGCAGCAGTCGGGCGGCGAGGTCTCGCTGTCCCCGGCGGAGGAGGGCGGCACGGTGGCGACGGTACGCCTGCCCGGTGCGCCTACGCCCCCGCCGGAGGACCCTCCCCCCTCGCCCTGA
- a CDS encoding LacI family DNA-binding transcriptional regulator, with product MAKVTRDDVARLAGTSTAVVSYVINNGPRPVAPATRERVLAAIKELGYRPDRVAQAMASRRTDLIGLIIPDARQPFFGEMAHAVEQAASERGKMVLVGNTDYVGEREVHYLRAFLGMRVSGLILVSHALNDLAAAEIEAWDARVVLMHERPEAMDDVAVVTDDLGGAQLAVQHLLEHGYPYVACMGGIAETPAVGDPVSDHVEGWRRAMDEAGISTEGRLFEALYNRYDAYQAALKILSGPDRPPAIFCSTDDQAIGLLRAARELRIDVPGELAVAGFDDIKEAALADPPLTTVASDRSAMARAAVDLVLDDGLRVAGARRERLKVFPSRLVVRQSCGCA from the coding sequence GCCGTGGTCAGTTATGTCATCAACAACGGACCCCGGCCGGTCGCCCCGGCCACGCGCGAGCGCGTCCTCGCCGCGATCAAGGAACTGGGGTACCGGCCCGACCGGGTGGCCCAGGCGATGGCCTCCCGGCGCACGGACCTCATAGGCCTGATCATCCCGGACGCCCGCCAGCCCTTCTTCGGGGAGATGGCGCACGCGGTCGAGCAGGCGGCCTCCGAGCGCGGAAAGATGGTCCTCGTCGGCAACACGGACTACGTGGGCGAGCGCGAGGTCCACTACCTGCGGGCCTTCCTGGGCATGCGCGTCTCCGGCCTCATCCTGGTCAGTCACGCGCTCAACGACCTGGCCGCCGCCGAGATCGAGGCCTGGGACGCCCGGGTCGTGCTGATGCACGAACGCCCCGAGGCCATGGACGACGTCGCCGTCGTCACGGACGACCTCGGGGGCGCCCAGCTCGCCGTACAGCACCTGCTGGAGCACGGCTACCCGTACGTGGCCTGCATGGGCGGCATAGCGGAGACCCCGGCGGTCGGCGACCCGGTCTCCGACCACGTCGAGGGCTGGCGCCGCGCGATGGACGAGGCCGGGATCTCCACGGAGGGCCGGCTCTTCGAGGCCCTCTACAACCGCTACGACGCCTACCAGGCCGCCCTGAAGATCCTCTCCGGGCCCGACCGGCCGCCGGCCATCTTCTGCTCCACCGACGACCAGGCGATCGGCCTGCTGCGGGCGGCGCGCGAGCTGCGCATCGACGTCCCCGGCGAGCTGGCGGTGGCCGGCTTCGACGACATCAAGGAGGCGGCGCTGGCCGACCCGCCCCTGACGACGGTCGCCTCGGACCGCTCGGCGATGGCCCGGGCCGCGGTGGACCTCGTCCTGGACGACGGGCTGCGCGTCGCGGGAGCCCGTCGGGAGCGGCTGAAGGTGTTCCCCTCGCGGCTGGTGGTCCGCCAGTCCTGCGGCTGCGCGTAG
- a CDS encoding pectinesterase family protein, with protein MSEPRSTPRHRRSRTALAVGVPLALTAAGTLAYGTDLGVLGLTAQQASAAAPSWAADTADGFASVNSLGQNGTYGGRGGQVVTVKTQAELEKYATAAQPYVIVVAGAIHLNPVGKEIKVQSDKTIVGAGTSGHIVGGGFFLGQGVHNVIIRNLTIRDAYQGVWNDKDHDFDAVQMDGAHHVWIDHNDLRHMADGLIDVRKDSTNVTVSWNKLSDNNKTFGIGWTQNVKTDITIHHNWIRETEQRNPSTDNAAHAHLYNNWLEDAPGTAIKSAYGNYSRGGTKMVLENSLFQGVNNPVIKDSGAAVVQRGNSFSGTSGRNESGGTAFDPKTYYPYSLDKAADLPSILKAGAGPRASIGKTAASPKAAAATTLTVAKDGSGQYTTVQAAVNAVPANNPSRVVIAVKPGTYRELVKVPSNKPHVTIQGTGGSRKDTTIVYNNASGTPKPGGGTYGTSGSATVAVEADDFQARNLTISNDFDEKANQHLKDHQAVALRTAADKVFLDGIIVSGDQDTLLLDTAAKDRLGRVYVSNSYIVGNVDFIFGRATAVVDRSVITLKKRWNGDSAGYVTAPSTAANRKGILIANSTVNGDVSAGSFHLGRPWHAGGDASLDPQTTVRNTNLSNAIKSAPWTDMSGFSWKDDRFAEYKNSGAGAGPASSNRPHLSDAQAANQEVADWLAGWTPAAS; from the coding sequence ATGAGTGAGCCGCGCAGCACCCCCAGGCACCGCAGAAGCCGCACAGCCCTGGCGGTCGGGGTCCCCCTGGCCCTGACCGCCGCCGGCACCCTCGCCTACGGCACCGACCTCGGTGTCCTCGGCCTCACCGCGCAGCAGGCCTCCGCCGCCGCCCCCTCCTGGGCCGCCGACACCGCCGACGGGTTCGCCTCCGTCAACTCCCTCGGGCAGAACGGGACGTACGGCGGGCGCGGCGGTCAGGTCGTCACCGTGAAGACGCAGGCCGAGCTGGAGAAGTACGCCACCGCGGCCCAGCCGTACGTGATCGTCGTCGCCGGGGCCATCCACCTGAACCCGGTCGGCAAAGAGATCAAGGTGCAGTCCGACAAGACCATCGTCGGGGCCGGGACCTCCGGGCACATCGTCGGCGGCGGGTTCTTCCTCGGCCAGGGCGTCCACAACGTGATCATCCGGAACCTGACCATCCGGGACGCGTACCAGGGCGTCTGGAACGACAAGGACCACGACTTCGACGCCGTCCAGATGGACGGCGCCCATCACGTGTGGATCGACCACAACGATCTGCGGCACATGGCCGACGGGCTCATCGACGTCCGCAAGGACAGCACGAACGTCACCGTCTCCTGGAACAAGCTGAGCGACAACAACAAGACCTTCGGCATCGGCTGGACCCAGAACGTCAAGACGGACATCACGATCCACCACAACTGGATCCGCGAGACCGAGCAGCGCAACCCGTCCACCGACAACGCCGCCCACGCGCACCTCTACAACAACTGGCTGGAGGACGCCCCGGGCACCGCCATCAAGTCGGCGTACGGGAACTACTCGCGCGGCGGCACGAAGATGGTCCTGGAGAACTCCCTCTTCCAGGGCGTCAACAACCCGGTCATCAAGGACAGCGGCGCCGCCGTGGTCCAGCGCGGCAACTCCTTCTCCGGGACCAGCGGGCGCAACGAGAGCGGCGGGACCGCCTTCGACCCGAAGACGTACTACCCCTACAGCCTCGACAAGGCCGCCGACCTGCCGTCGATCCTCAAGGCCGGTGCCGGTCCCCGCGCCTCCATCGGCAAGACCGCCGCCTCCCCCAAGGCCGCCGCCGCGACCACCCTCACCGTCGCCAAGGACGGCAGCGGGCAGTACACGACGGTCCAGGCCGCCGTGAACGCCGTGCCCGCCAACAACCCCTCCCGTGTCGTCATCGCCGTGAAGCCGGGGACGTACCGGGAACTGGTGAAGGTGCCCTCCAACAAGCCGCACGTCACCATCCAGGGCACCGGCGGCAGCCGCAAGGACACGACGATCGTCTACAACAACGCGTCCGGCACGCCGAAGCCCGGCGGCGGGACGTACGGCACGAGCGGCAGCGCCACGGTCGCCGTCGAGGCCGACGACTTCCAGGCGCGGAACCTGACCATCTCCAACGACTTCGACGAGAAGGCCAACCAGCACCTCAAGGACCACCAGGCCGTGGCGCTGCGGACCGCCGCCGACAAGGTGTTCCTGGACGGGATCATCGTCAGCGGCGACCAGGACACGCTGCTCCTCGACACCGCGGCCAAGGACCGGCTGGGCCGGGTCTACGTCAGCAACTCCTACATCGTCGGCAACGTCGACTTCATCTTCGGGCGGGCCACGGCCGTCGTCGACAGGTCCGTCATCACGCTGAAGAAGCGCTGGAACGGCGACTCGGCCGGTTACGTCACCGCGCCGAGCACGGCCGCCAACCGCAAGGGCATCCTGATCGCCAACTCCACGGTGAACGGGGACGTCTCGGCCGGCAGCTTCCACCTCGGCCGGCCCTGGCACGCGGGCGGGGACGCCTCCCTCGACCCGCAGACCACCGTCCGCAACACGAACCTGAGCAACGCGATCAAGTCGGCCCCGTGGACCGACATGAGCGGGTTCTCGTGGAAGGACGACCGGTTCGCCGAGTACAAGAACAGCGGTGCGGGCGCCGGTCCGGCGAGTTCGAACCGGCCGCACCTGAGTGACGCGCAGGCCGCGAACCAGGAGGTCGCGGACTGGCTCGCGGGCTGGACGCCCGCGGCGTCCTGA
- a CDS encoding response regulator transcription factor, which yields MSPADGDRDPQRILIVDDEPAVREALQRSLAFEGYGTEVAVDGADALEKAAAYRPDLLVLDIQMPRMDGLTAARRIRATGDTTPILMLTARDTVGDRVTGLDAGADDYLVKPFELDELFARIRALLRRSSYAAAVGAGSPGDDDALTFADLRMDLTTREVTRGGRQVELTRTEFTLLEMFMAHPRQVLTREQILKAVWGFDFEPSSNSLDVYVMYLRRKTEAGGEPRLVHTVRGVGYVLRQGGAE from the coding sequence ATGAGCCCCGCAGACGGCGACCGTGACCCGCAGCGCATCCTGATCGTCGACGACGAGCCGGCGGTACGCGAAGCACTCCAGCGCAGCCTCGCCTTCGAGGGGTACGGCACGGAGGTCGCCGTGGACGGCGCGGACGCCCTGGAGAAGGCCGCGGCCTACCGCCCCGACCTGCTCGTGCTCGACATCCAGATGCCCCGCATGGACGGCCTGACGGCAGCCCGCCGCATCCGCGCCACCGGCGACACGACCCCGATCCTGATGCTCACCGCCCGCGACACCGTGGGCGACCGCGTCACCGGCCTCGACGCGGGCGCCGACGACTACCTGGTCAAGCCCTTCGAACTCGACGAGCTGTTCGCCCGCATCCGCGCCCTGCTGCGCCGCAGCTCCTACGCGGCGGCCGTGGGCGCGGGCAGCCCCGGCGACGACGACGCCCTCACCTTCGCCGACCTGCGCATGGACCTCACCACGCGCGAGGTCACCCGGGGCGGCCGCCAGGTGGAGCTGACCCGCACGGAGTTCACGCTCCTGGAGATGTTCATGGCCCACCCGCGCCAGGTCCTCACACGGGAGCAGATCCTCAAGGCGGTCTGGGGCTTCGACTTCGAACCGTCGTCGAACTCCCTGGACGTGTACGTCATGTACCTGCGCCGCAAGACCGAGGCGGGCGGGGAGCCGCGCCTCGTCCACACCGTGCGCGGCGTCGGCTACGTGCTGCGGCAGGGCGGCGCCGAGTGA
- a CDS encoding cellulase family glycosylhydrolase: MSRKTHRGTAGLGALLACATAFGGVLASPAAASPTAPPPVSDFKGVNWADPRDNYAHDAVVPSGLSTSDSYATTYAKSKAIIGGFSELGANTVRLPVNPASVNGPFWKAYRGAIDAATAKGFKVILGYWEADNAKDGKIDNQASWDQMWARITSAYARNSKVYFEPMNEPFGYTAQEWTDIAAKWVATHGNVPRDRILIGGYKYSEDVKPVCADPRLKGTRLALHNYGFWHTDWTSVDQWKQDFKARIGDCASRTILDEFGASMTTGLDYNGPVNGSNEIAYIQAATDTIRELGLGSVYWPGLRNGDTYSLTTLQGTGTNLSLTVNNQSGLDRLHYAWKQ; this comes from the coding sequence GTGTCACGAAAGACTCATCGGGGGACAGCCGGCCTGGGGGCGCTGCTCGCCTGCGCCACGGCATTCGGCGGGGTCCTCGCCTCCCCCGCAGCCGCCTCCCCCACCGCCCCGCCGCCCGTCAGCGACTTCAAGGGCGTCAACTGGGCCGACCCGCGCGACAACTACGCCCACGACGCGGTCGTGCCCTCGGGCCTGTCCACCTCCGACAGCTACGCCACCACCTACGCCAAGTCCAAGGCGATCATCGGCGGGTTCTCCGAGCTCGGCGCCAACACCGTCCGCCTCCCGGTCAACCCGGCCTCGGTGAACGGCCCGTTCTGGAAGGCGTACCGGGGCGCGATCGACGCCGCCACCGCCAAGGGCTTCAAGGTCATCCTGGGCTACTGGGAGGCCGACAACGCCAAGGACGGCAAGATCGACAACCAGGCTTCCTGGGACCAGATGTGGGCGCGGATCACCTCCGCCTACGCCCGCAACTCCAAGGTGTACTTCGAGCCGATGAACGAGCCGTTCGGCTACACCGCGCAGGAGTGGACCGACATCGCCGCGAAGTGGGTGGCCACCCACGGCAACGTGCCGCGCGACCGGATCCTGATCGGCGGCTACAAGTACAGCGAGGACGTCAAGCCGGTCTGCGCCGACCCGCGCCTGAAGGGCACCCGCCTGGCCCTGCACAACTACGGCTTCTGGCACACCGACTGGACCAGCGTCGACCAGTGGAAGCAGGACTTCAAGGCCCGCATCGGCGACTGCGCCTCGCGCACGATCCTCGACGAGTTCGGCGCCTCCATGACCACCGGCCTGGACTACAACGGCCCGGTCAACGGCTCCAACGAGATCGCCTACATCCAGGCCGCGACCGACACCATCCGCGAACTGGGCCTGGGCTCGGTCTACTGGCCCGGCCTGCGCAACGGCGACACCTACTCCCTCACCACGCTCCAGGGCACGGGCACGAACCTCAGCCTGACGGTGAACAACCAGAGCGGCCTGGACCGGCTGCACTACGCCTGGAAGCAGTAG
- a CDS encoding bifunctional metallophosphatase/5'-nucleotidase, which yields MPASSAAHPERRRRRTYRFVALAAGVVTVGALSAAALPGAATAGEDHREGGHWPGRYQDVQLLSFNDLHGNLEPPAGSSGRVTEHQHDGTTRTIDAGGVEYLATHLRQARQGEKYSITAAGGDMVGASPLISGLFHDEPTIEALNKLDLDVTSVGNHEFDEGAKELARLQNGGCHPKDGCYTDEEFAGADFPYLAANVLDEKTKKPILKPYWVWKKKDVKVGFIGVTLEGTPDIVSAEGVKGLVFKDEVETINKYAKELQRKGVKSIVALIHEGGFPASTSYNYDCDSPGAGDGISGPIVDIAKNITPQVDALVTGHTHAPYVCTVNDPAGKPRMVTSAASFGRLYTDTTLTYDRLTGDIARTAVKSANRVVTRDVPKAPDMTELISKWNTLAAPIGNKPIGYISGDIGNTGTESPLGDLIADAQLAHGKQLDPETDLALMNPGGIRAPLTYAAKAGEGDGVVTYAEGFTVQPFANTVNLQNFTGAQLIQVLKEQVSGPNAASPKVLQVSAGLTYTLDLTKSGADRVVTDSIRLNGAAIDPAATYRVATNSFLAGGGDGFPTLGQGTNDVVGSDDLAALEQYLRANSSAGSPIAPPKADRITIVK from the coding sequence ATGCCAGCCAGTTCCGCGGCGCATCCGGAGCGCCGGAGACGTCGTACGTACCGATTTGTCGCTCTTGCCGCCGGTGTCGTCACCGTCGGCGCGCTGTCCGCCGCGGCGCTGCCGGGGGCGGCGACCGCCGGCGAGGACCACCGCGAGGGCGGCCACTGGCCCGGCCGCTACCAGGACGTGCAGCTGCTGTCCTTCAACGACCTGCACGGCAACCTGGAGCCGCCGGCGGGTTCGTCCGGGCGGGTCACCGAGCACCAGCACGACGGCACGACGAGGACCATCGACGCGGGCGGCGTCGAGTACCTCGCCACGCACCTGCGGCAGGCCCGCCAGGGCGAGAAGTACTCCATCACCGCCGCCGGCGGCGACATGGTCGGCGCCTCCCCGCTGATCTCCGGGCTCTTCCACGACGAGCCGACCATCGAGGCGCTGAACAAGCTCGACCTGGACGTCACCTCCGTCGGCAACCACGAGTTCGACGAGGGCGCCAAGGAGCTGGCCCGCCTGCAGAACGGCGGCTGCCACCCGAAGGACGGCTGCTACACGGACGAGGAGTTCGCGGGCGCCGACTTCCCCTACCTGGCCGCCAACGTCCTCGACGAGAAGACGAAGAAGCCGATCCTCAAGCCCTACTGGGTGTGGAAGAAGAAGGACGTCAAGGTCGGCTTCATCGGCGTGACCCTGGAGGGCACCCCGGACATCGTCTCCGCCGAGGGCGTCAAGGGCCTGGTCTTCAAGGACGAGGTCGAGACGATCAACAAGTACGCCAAGGAGTTGCAGCGCAAGGGCGTGAAGTCGATCGTCGCCCTCATCCACGAGGGCGGCTTCCCGGCGTCGACGTCGTACAACTACGACTGCGACTCCCCGGGCGCGGGCGACGGCATATCCGGCCCGATCGTGGACATCGCCAAGAACATCACGCCGCAGGTGGACGCGCTGGTGACGGGGCACACCCACGCCCCGTACGTGTGCACCGTCAACGACCCGGCGGGCAAGCCCCGCATGGTCACCTCGGCCGCGTCCTTCGGCCGTCTCTACACGGACACGACGCTGACGTACGACCGTCTGACCGGCGACATCGCCCGTACGGCCGTGAAGTCGGCGAACCGCGTGGTCACCCGGGACGTCCCCAAGGCGCCCGACATGACCGAGCTGATCAGCAAGTGGAACACCCTCGCCGCGCCCATCGGCAACAAGCCGATCGGCTACATCTCCGGCGACATCGGCAACACCGGCACCGAGTCCCCGCTCGGCGACCTCATCGCCGACGCCCAGCTCGCCCACGGCAAGCAGCTGGACCCGGAGACCGACCTGGCGCTGATGAACCCCGGCGGCATCCGGGCCCCGCTGACGTACGCGGCCAAGGCCGGTGAGGGCGACGGTGTGGTGACCTACGCCGAGGGCTTCACGGTCCAGCCGTTCGCCAACACCGTAAACCTGCAGAACTTCACGGGCGCCCAGCTGATCCAGGTGCTCAAGGAGCAGGTGTCCGGCCCGAACGCGGCCTCGCCGAAGGTGCTCCAGGTCTCCGCCGGCCTGACCTACACGCTGGACCTCACCAAGTCCGGTGCCGACCGGGTGGTCACGGACAGCATCAGGCTGAACGGCGCGGCCATCGACCCGGCGGCCACCTACCGCGTCGCGACGAACAGCTTCCTCGCGGGCGGCGGCGACGGATTCCCGACGCTCGGCCAGGGCACGAACGACGTCGTCGGCAGCGACGACCTCGCCGCGCTGGAGCAGTACCTGAGGGCCAACTCCTCGGCCGGCAGCCCGATCGCACCGCCGAAGGCGGACCGGATCACGATCGTGAAGTAA